The Bos indicus x Bos taurus breed Angus x Brahman F1 hybrid chromosome 3, Bos_hybrid_MaternalHap_v2.0, whole genome shotgun sequence genome includes a window with the following:
- the CIART gene encoding circadian-associated transcriptional repressor isoform X2, which produces MSGSGIKRSRDGELETCINIQGCTTEGDLLFAQKCKELQGFIPPLTDLLKGLKMGRFERGLSTFQQSVAMDRIQRILGVLKKPQMGERYLGTLLQVEGMLKTWFPHIAAQKSSLGSSRNQLTKYFPSHHSYPAASSPAPSMEKMDQTQLGQLVLKPKQPWHLTEWPAMNLTWIHTTPICNPPLSSPGTISFSHGPLGTGTSIGVILFLQHGVQPLTHSAPITPVPSTTASPVIPGNHQKLSAEGSHYYNFPVTLPSNCSCALSPLGLPASTRERTTGHLEQMRGHPAVAPAVHPLDP; this is translated from the exons ATGTCAGGATCTGGGATCAAAAGATCAAGAGATGGTGAACTGGAGACCTGTATAAACATCCAGGGTTGTACCACAGAAGGAGACCTGCTCTTTGctcagaag TGTAAAGAGCTCCAAGGATTCATACCCCCTCTCACAGACCTACTGAAGGGGCTGAAGATGGGTCGATTTGAGAGAG GATTGAGCACTTTCCAGCAGAGTGTGGCAATGGACAGGATCCAGCGTATCTTAGGAGTTTTGAAGAAGCCACAGATGGG AGAACGTTATCTAGGAACTCTGTTACAGGTGGAAGGAATGTTAAAGACTTGGTTTCCTCATATAGCTGCTCAGAAATCATCATTGGGTAGTAGCAGGAACCAGCTGACCAAG TATTTTCCAAGCCACCACAGTTATCCAGCTGCTTCCTCTCCTGCACCTTCCATGGAAAAGATGGACCAGACACAGCTAGGACAGCTAGTATTAAAACCAAAGCAGCCTTGGCACCTCACCGAATGGCCAGCTATGAACCTCACTTGGATCCACACTACTCCAATTTGCAATCCCCCTCTCAGTTCCCCAGGTACCATCTCCTTTAGCCATGGTCCTTTAGGCACTGGAACCAGCATTGGTGTCATCCTTTTCCTCCAGCATGGAGTACAGCCCTTGACTCACTCAGCCCCAATCACTCCAGTTCCATCTACGACAGCATCTCCTGTCATCCCTGGTAATCATCAGAAACTATCTGCAGAGGGGTCTCATTATTACAATTTTCCAGTAACTCTGCCATCAAACTGTAGCTGTGCCCTTTCCCCTCTTGGTCTACCTGCCTCGACCAGAGAGAGGACCACAGGACACCTGGAACAGATGAGAGGCCATCCTGCAGTTGCTCCTGCTGTCCATCCTCTCGACCCCTAA
- the CIART gene encoding circadian-associated transcriptional repressor isoform X1, with translation MDSPSSVSSYSSYSLSSSFSTSPVNSDFGSPSDSEGEDKWAPGPKPDSVGQKEGSRPSPGPIRCRQRPKVSSNQHVASHSEQRGLASSMSGSGIKRSRDGELETCINIQGCTTEGDLLFAQKCKELQGFIPPLTDLLKGLKMGRFERGLSTFQQSVAMDRIQRILGVLKKPQMGERYLGTLLQVEGMLKTWFPHIAAQKSSLGSSRNQLTKYFPSHHSYPAASSPAPSMEKMDQTQLGQLVLKPKQPWHLTEWPAMNLTWIHTTPICNPPLSSPGTISFSHGPLGTGTSIGVILFLQHGVQPLTHSAPITPVPSTTASPVIPGNHQKLSAEGSHYYNFPVTLPSNCSCALSPLGLPASTRERTTGHLEQMRGHPAVAPAVHPLDP, from the exons ATGGATTCTCCATCTAGCGTTTCTTCCTATTCTTCCTACTCTCTTTCGTCCTCTTTTTCCACCTCCCCAGTGAACAGTGACTTTGGCTCCCCCTCCGATAGTGAGGGGGAGGACAAGTGGGCTCCTGGCCCCAAGCCAGACTCTGTTGGGCAGAAGGAAGGTTCTCGGCCCAGCCCTGGTCCTATCCGCTGCAGGCAACGACCCAAGGTTTCCAGTAACCAACATGTAGCATCTCACTCGGAACAGCGGGGCTTGGCTTCTTCTATGTCAGGATCTGGGATCAAAAGATCAAGAGATGGTGAACTGGAGACCTGTATAAACATCCAGGGTTGTACCACAGAAGGAGACCTGCTCTTTGctcagaag TGTAAAGAGCTCCAAGGATTCATACCCCCTCTCACAGACCTACTGAAGGGGCTGAAGATGGGTCGATTTGAGAGAG GATTGAGCACTTTCCAGCAGAGTGTGGCAATGGACAGGATCCAGCGTATCTTAGGAGTTTTGAAGAAGCCACAGATGGG AGAACGTTATCTAGGAACTCTGTTACAGGTGGAAGGAATGTTAAAGACTTGGTTTCCTCATATAGCTGCTCAGAAATCATCATTGGGTAGTAGCAGGAACCAGCTGACCAAG TATTTTCCAAGCCACCACAGTTATCCAGCTGCTTCCTCTCCTGCACCTTCCATGGAAAAGATGGACCAGACACAGCTAGGACAGCTAGTATTAAAACCAAAGCAGCCTTGGCACCTCACCGAATGGCCAGCTATGAACCTCACTTGGATCCACACTACTCCAATTTGCAATCCCCCTCTCAGTTCCCCAGGTACCATCTCCTTTAGCCATGGTCCTTTAGGCACTGGAACCAGCATTGGTGTCATCCTTTTCCTCCAGCATGGAGTACAGCCCTTGACTCACTCAGCCCCAATCACTCCAGTTCCATCTACGACAGCATCTCCTGTCATCCCTGGTAATCATCAGAAACTATCTGCAGAGGGGTCTCATTATTACAATTTTCCAGTAACTCTGCCATCAAACTGTAGCTGTGCCCTTTCCCCTCTTGGTCTACCTGCCTCGACCAGAGAGAGGACCACAGGACACCTGGAACAGATGAGAGGCCATCCTGCAGTTGCTCCTGCTGTCCATCCTCTCGACCCCTAA